In Bradyrhizobium erythrophlei, a single genomic region encodes these proteins:
- a CDS encoding TetR/AcrR family transcriptional regulator, with protein sequence MVAENTSPLRLVGEVDSAKRRQIVDGARKVFMDLGFDGASMGEIARAAGVSKGTLYVYFDDKSRLFEAIVEEESLEHGKQVFNFDPERDVTTTLMDFGQAYIGVLCRPGGGSAIRTVMAIAERMPEVGRNFYNNVIAVTTARFSAYLEVRVGLGDLAIDDIPLAATQFTQMCQASLFQPFIFQAAPAPSPERIHQVIASATRVFLSAYGKK encoded by the coding sequence ATGGTTGCAGAGAACACGTCACCTCTCCGTCTGGTCGGCGAAGTGGATTCCGCCAAGCGCCGGCAGATCGTCGACGGCGCCCGCAAGGTCTTCATGGATCTGGGCTTTGACGGCGCCAGCATGGGCGAGATTGCCCGCGCCGCCGGCGTCTCCAAGGGCACACTCTACGTCTACTTCGACGACAAGAGCCGGTTGTTTGAGGCGATCGTCGAGGAGGAAAGCCTCGAGCACGGCAAGCAGGTCTTTAACTTCGACCCGGAACGCGACGTCACCACCACACTGATGGATTTCGGCCAGGCCTATATCGGGGTGCTGTGCCGACCGGGCGGCGGCTCGGCGATCCGCACGGTGATGGCAATCGCCGAACGGATGCCGGAGGTAGGACGGAATTTCTATAACAACGTGATCGCGGTCACGACCGCGCGGTTTTCGGCCTATCTCGAGGTGCGGGTGGGCCTCGGCGATCTCGCCATCGACGACATCCCGCTGGCCGCGACCCAATTCACCCAGATGTGCCAGGCCTCGCTGTTCCAGCCGTTTATTTTTCAAGCCGCGCCCGCGCCCTCGCCCGAGCGCATCCACCAGGTGATCGCCAGCGCCACGCGGGTATTTTTGTCCGCGTATGGGAAGAAGTGA
- a CDS encoding HlyD family secretion protein — MAAARDQAARILREELEVTGNEGPKASSEKASSEKASSEIAEPIRAHASDETTRRGPDVTDRPGVAKPVAAEAKGAPAAKPQNRKKTVFFGVVALLALAACAYGVHWFLVGRFHVATDDAYVRTNNTVLGARVSGHIATILPRDNALVHAGDVVFKIDDGDYRIAVDAARTRIATQQATIERLGRQVVAQESAAEQARAQLASAEAGLKRAGLDYDRQQQLNEKGYASRATYEVSEAGRDQGMAGVKSARAAVDAAQSNVEVAKAQQAEARAQLMELQTTLAKAERDLDFTSVRAPVEGTFSNRMVNTGDFIAVGQRLGNVVPLDDVFIDANFKETQLKRIRPGQPVTIAVDAYGHRKFAGIVESISPAAGSVFTLLPPDNATGNFTKIVQRLPVRIRVPKDVARQNLLRAGMSVYATVDTTDGAADAESEADLDSPTATHRQ, encoded by the coding sequence ATGGCCGCAGCGAGAGATCAGGCGGCGCGGATTTTGCGCGAGGAGCTGGAAGTGACCGGCAACGAAGGCCCCAAGGCTTCGTCCGAAAAGGCTTCGTCCGAAAAGGCTTCGTCCGAAATCGCCGAACCGATTCGCGCCCATGCTTCCGACGAGACCACCCGCCGTGGTCCTGATGTGACCGATCGCCCGGGCGTCGCAAAGCCCGTGGCCGCGGAAGCCAAAGGAGCGCCGGCGGCAAAACCCCAGAACCGCAAGAAGACCGTGTTCTTCGGCGTGGTCGCGCTGCTTGCGCTCGCAGCTTGCGCTTACGGCGTGCACTGGTTCCTGGTCGGCCGCTTCCACGTCGCGACCGATGACGCCTATGTGCGCACCAACAACACCGTGCTCGGTGCGCGGGTATCCGGACACATCGCAACGATCCTGCCGCGCGACAACGCGCTGGTTCATGCCGGCGACGTCGTCTTCAAGATCGACGACGGCGATTATCGTATCGCGGTCGACGCGGCGCGCACCCGGATTGCGACCCAGCAGGCGACGATCGAACGGCTCGGCCGCCAGGTCGTCGCGCAGGAAAGCGCAGCCGAGCAGGCCAGGGCGCAGCTCGCCTCCGCCGAAGCCGGGCTGAAGCGCGCCGGTCTCGACTACGATCGCCAGCAGCAGCTCAACGAGAAAGGCTACGCCTCGCGCGCCACTTACGAAGTTTCCGAAGCCGGCCGCGATCAGGGCATGGCGGGGGTGAAGTCGGCCCGCGCCGCTGTCGATGCCGCGCAAAGCAATGTCGAAGTGGCGAAGGCGCAGCAGGCGGAAGCCCGCGCCCAGTTGATGGAATTGCAGACCACGCTCGCCAAGGCCGAACGCGACCTCGATTTCACCTCGGTGCGTGCGCCGGTCGAAGGCACCTTCTCAAACCGCATGGTCAACACCGGCGACTTCATCGCCGTCGGCCAACGGCTCGGCAACGTGGTGCCGCTCGACGACGTCTTCATCGACGCCAATTTCAAGGAAACCCAGCTCAAGCGGATCCGTCCCGGACAGCCGGTGACGATCGCGGTCGATGCCTATGGCCATCGCAAGTTCGCCGGTATCGTCGAGAGCATCTCGCCGGCCGCGGGCTCGGTGTTCACGCTGTTGCCGCCGGATAACGCCACCGGCAACTTCACCAAGATAGTGCAGCGCCTGCCGGTTCGGATTCGCGTGCCGAAGGATGTGGCGCGGCAGAACCTTCTGCGCGCCGGCATGTCGGTCTACGCCACCGTCGATACCACGGACGGCGCGGCCGACGCCGAAAGCGAAGCCGACCTGGATTCACCGACCGCGACCCATCGGCAGTAA
- a CDS encoding DHA2 family efflux MFS transporter permease subunit: MTDTTASPAMIAAPAERIEPRRLVAFLIMVFGMFMSILDIQVVSASLTDIQAGLSASSTEVSWVQTAYLIAEVIAIPLSGFLSRALGTRLLFAISAAGFTISSFLCGFASTIEQMILWRAIQGFLGAGMIPTVFASAYTVFPRSKFHIVGPIIGLVATLAPTIGPTVGGIITDLMSWHWLFFINVVPGVIITFGVLALVDFDEPNFALLEHFDWFGLITMAGFLGALEYVLEEGPQYEWLQDTSVAVCAAVCVTSAIAFFYRVLTANEPIVDIRAFKNRNFGVGCLISFCVGIGLYGLTYMYPRYLSEVRGYSALMIGETMFVSGATMFLMAPIVGRMMQKVDMRLIIAFGLVVFAAGSYQMTWITRDYDFYELLLPQILRGIGMMCAMVPTNTIALGTLEADRVKNASGLFNLTRNLGGAVGLAVINEVLNDRTDLHISRLQDRVHWGNVMATETLNDFTQRMQGMGDAALMALKQLSQIVHRQAVVMGYGDAFFMLTLFYVGLSLMVMLLKKPNPAATAGGGGH, translated from the coding sequence ATGACCGATACAACAGCATCGCCCGCTATGATCGCCGCGCCGGCCGAACGCATCGAGCCGCGGCGGCTGGTGGCGTTTCTGATCATGGTGTTCGGGATGTTCATGTCGATCCTGGACATCCAGGTCGTCTCGGCCTCGCTCACCGACATCCAGGCCGGCCTTTCGGCGAGCTCGACCGAAGTCTCGTGGGTGCAGACCGCCTATCTGATCGCCGAGGTGATCGCGATACCCCTGTCCGGCTTTCTGTCGCGCGCCCTCGGCACGCGCTTGTTGTTTGCGATTTCGGCGGCCGGTTTCACCATTTCGAGTTTTCTCTGCGGCTTTGCCTCGACGATCGAGCAGATGATCCTATGGCGCGCGATCCAGGGATTTCTCGGTGCGGGCATGATCCCGACCGTGTTCGCTTCCGCCTATACGGTGTTCCCGCGTTCGAAGTTCCACATCGTCGGTCCGATCATCGGCCTGGTCGCGACGCTGGCGCCGACCATCGGGCCCACGGTCGGCGGCATCATCACCGACCTGATGTCCTGGCACTGGCTTTTCTTCATCAATGTCGTGCCGGGCGTCATCATCACCTTCGGCGTCCTGGCGCTGGTCGACTTCGACGAACCGAATTTCGCATTGCTCGAACACTTCGACTGGTTCGGCCTGATCACGATGGCGGGATTTCTCGGCGCGCTCGAATACGTGCTGGAGGAAGGCCCGCAATATGAGTGGTTGCAGGATACGTCGGTGGCGGTATGTGCCGCGGTCTGCGTGACCTCGGCCATCGCGTTTTTCTACCGCGTGCTGACGGCGAACGAACCGATCGTCGATATCAGGGCCTTCAAGAATCGCAATTTCGGCGTCGGCTGCCTGATCTCGTTCTGCGTCGGCATCGGCCTTTACGGGCTGACCTACATGTATCCGCGCTATCTCTCCGAGGTGCGCGGCTACAGCGCGCTGATGATCGGCGAGACCATGTTCGTGTCGGGCGCCACCATGTTCCTGATGGCGCCGATCGTCGGCCGGATGATGCAGAAGGTCGACATGCGTCTGATCATCGCCTTCGGCCTTGTCGTCTTCGCGGCTGGCTCCTACCAGATGACCTGGATCACCCGCGATTACGATTTCTACGAGTTGCTGTTGCCGCAGATCCTGCGCGGCATCGGCATGATGTGCGCCATGGTGCCGACCAACACGATCGCGCTCGGGACGCTTGAAGCCGATCGCGTCAAGAACGCCTCCGGCCTGTTCAACCTGACGCGCAATCTCGGCGGCGCGGTGGGACTGGCCGTCATCAACGAGGTGCTCAACGATCGCACCGATCTGCACATCTCGCGGCTTCAGGATCGCGTTCACTGGGGCAACGTGATGGCGACCGAAACGCTCAACGATTTCACCCAGCGTATGCAGGGCATGGGCGACGCCGCGTTGATGGCTTTGAAGCAGCTCTCGCAGATCGTCCACCGCCAGGCCGTAGTGATGGGCTATGGCGACGCCTTCTTCATGTTGACTCTGTTTTACGTCGGCTTGAGCCTGATGGTCATGCTGTTGAAGAAGCCGAACCCGGCCGCGACGGCGGGCGGCGGCGGCCACTAA
- a CDS encoding MBOAT family O-acyltransferase: protein MLFSSYTFLFQFLPAVALAFAAARRHSPRAGILVLAVASLFFYGAWKPVYLVLLIASIGANFSLGLLMEDGSRRRAVGMLGVALNLALLCYFKYTNFIFDSISTLTGAPLPFVNVVLPLGISFFTFQQIAYLVDVMRGAKVERDIVAYTLFVSFFPHLIAGPLVHHAEMIPQFKRGRTSRSAALAARGLAIFAAGLFKKVVIADNLAQFVSPVYAHLDAGGAVTPSWAWLSTLSYAFQIYFDFSGYSDMAIGLALLFGIRLPVNFRSPYKATSIIDFWRRWHITLSRFLRDYLYIPLGGNRLGERRRYLNLMLTMLLGGLWHGAGWNFLIWGGLHGVYLSLNHRWQKWRGAAPKAASSNHLADIAAWAVTFSAVVIAWVFFRAKTFAGAWAVLSAMFGFGGGSSSYVSPGILRVMDLPILVSEERLLAIGSAAVALSLALALFLPNVAELYGDREYRRAVEPSRGPRWRPNFAWALLSALAIAVSLFGMWQRLEFLYFQF from the coding sequence ATGCTGTTTTCCTCCTACACCTTCCTGTTTCAATTCCTTCCGGCCGTAGCGCTTGCCTTCGCCGCGGCGCGGCGTCATTCGCCGCGTGCCGGCATCCTGGTGCTGGCCGTCGCATCGCTGTTTTTCTACGGCGCGTGGAAGCCGGTCTATCTGGTGCTGCTGATAGCCTCTATCGGGGCGAATTTTTCGCTCGGCCTCCTGATGGAGGATGGCTCGCGCCGACGCGCCGTCGGCATGCTCGGCGTGGCGCTCAATCTCGCGCTGCTTTGTTATTTCAAATACACGAACTTCATCTTCGACAGCATCAGCACGTTGACCGGCGCGCCGTTGCCGTTCGTGAACGTCGTGCTGCCGCTCGGCATCTCCTTCTTCACGTTTCAGCAGATCGCCTATCTGGTCGACGTGATGCGGGGTGCGAAGGTCGAGCGCGACATCGTGGCCTACACGCTGTTCGTGTCGTTCTTCCCGCATCTGATCGCCGGGCCGCTGGTCCACCATGCGGAGATGATCCCGCAATTCAAGCGCGGGCGCACCTCGCGTTCGGCGGCGCTGGCGGCACGGGGATTGGCGATCTTCGCCGCCGGGCTGTTCAAGAAGGTGGTGATCGCGGACAACCTCGCGCAGTTCGTCTCGCCGGTCTATGCCCATCTCGACGCCGGCGGCGCGGTCACCCCTAGCTGGGCGTGGCTCTCGACATTGTCCTACGCGTTCCAGATCTATTTCGATTTCTCCGGCTATTCCGATATGGCGATCGGGCTGGCGCTGTTGTTCGGCATCCGCCTGCCGGTCAATTTCCGTTCGCCCTACAAGGCGACCTCGATCATCGATTTCTGGCGGCGATGGCACATCACGCTGTCCCGCTTCCTGCGCGACTATCTCTACATTCCGCTCGGCGGCAACCGGCTCGGAGAGCGCCGCCGCTATCTCAACCTGATGCTGACGATGCTGCTCGGTGGACTCTGGCACGGGGCGGGGTGGAATTTTCTGATCTGGGGCGGTCTTCACGGCGTTTATCTCAGCCTCAATCACCGCTGGCAGAAGTGGCGAGGCGCGGCGCCGAAGGCTGCGTCGTCCAATCACCTTGCTGACATCGCCGCATGGGCCGTCACGTTCAGCGCCGTCGTCATCGCCTGGGTGTTCTTTCGCGCCAAGACGTTTGCCGGGGCGTGGGCGGTGTTGAGCGCGATGTTCGGCTTTGGCGGCGGCAGTTCGTCCTATGTTTCGCCGGGCATTCTGCGTGTGATGGACCTGCCGATTTTGGTAAGCGAAGAGCGTCTGCTCGCGATCGGCAGCGCCGCGGTGGCGCTGTCGCTTGCGCTTGCCTTGTTCCTCCCCAATGTGGCCGAACTCTACGGCGATCGCGAATATCGCCGCGCGGTGGAACCATCACGCGGGCCGCGCTGGCGGCCGAACTTCGCGTGGGCCTTGCTGTCGGCGCTCGCGATCGCCGTCTCGCTGTTCGGCATGTGGCAGCGGCTTGAATTTCTCTATTTTCAATTTTGA